In Streptomyces longhuiensis, the following proteins share a genomic window:
- a CDS encoding NAD(P)/FAD-dependent oxidoreductase, whose amino-acid sequence MSADTDVEVLRREGRVVVVGASLAGLRAAETLREQGFTGSLTMIGDEPYEPYDRPPLSKQALLGRARPEDTALPRRRDIDAEWRLGVAAESLDRDAKQVRLTNGDIVPYDRLLITTGTRARPWFHPEEAALDGVFVLRTRDDSARLLRKLTAGVSRVLVIGAGFTGSEVASGCRERGLEVTVAERGPAPLVGALGGVIGAVADRLQRKHGVDLRCGVSVTALEGDDVGRLRRAHLSDGAVIDVEVAVVSLGAMRNTEWLAGSGVAAGPRGIACDAGCRVFDVNGIVTDDIYAAGDVARSPHPLFDYQFLALEHWGNAVEQAEIAAHNMICAGPDRRPHLWLPMFWSTQFGVNIKSVGVPTLGDQLVVAQGALAEERFVAVYGYRGRVIAAVAFDGAKWLGFYEQQIASGAPFPPEYRAVDRRTETLHPIDPAFPDPHLPTHGATVTLTGHSPSERRVTFVPSHA is encoded by the coding sequence ATGTCGGCTGACACGGACGTCGAAGTCCTGCGGCGCGAGGGCCGCGTTGTCGTGGTCGGTGCCTCGCTGGCCGGTCTGCGCGCGGCGGAGACCTTGCGCGAGCAGGGCTTCACCGGATCGCTGACCATGATCGGCGACGAGCCGTACGAGCCCTATGACCGGCCGCCGCTGTCCAAGCAGGCACTGCTCGGGCGGGCCCGGCCCGAGGACACCGCGCTTCCGCGGCGGCGGGACATCGACGCCGAGTGGCGTCTGGGCGTCGCCGCCGAGAGCCTGGACCGGGACGCCAAGCAGGTACGTCTGACGAACGGCGACATCGTCCCCTACGACCGCCTGCTGATCACCACCGGGACCAGAGCGCGGCCTTGGTTCCACCCGGAAGAGGCCGCGCTGGACGGGGTGTTCGTGCTGCGTACCCGCGACGACTCCGCCCGCCTGCTCCGGAAGCTGACCGCAGGTGTGTCCCGGGTGCTCGTGATTGGCGCCGGTTTCACGGGCTCCGAGGTCGCCTCCGGCTGCCGGGAGCGCGGCCTCGAGGTCACGGTCGCCGAACGCGGTCCGGCGCCGCTGGTGGGCGCACTCGGCGGAGTCATTGGCGCGGTCGCGGATCGGCTGCAGCGCAAGCACGGAGTCGACCTGCGCTGTGGGGTCAGCGTCACCGCCCTCGAAGGCGACGATGTGGGACGGCTCAGGCGCGCCCATCTGTCAGACGGTGCGGTGATCGACGTGGAGGTGGCGGTCGTCTCGCTCGGGGCCATGCGGAACACGGAATGGCTCGCCGGCTCGGGAGTCGCCGCGGGTCCCCGGGGCATCGCGTGCGACGCCGGGTGCCGGGTGTTCGACGTCAACGGCATCGTCACCGACGACATCTACGCCGCCGGTGATGTCGCGCGCAGCCCCCACCCGCTGTTCGACTACCAGTTCCTGGCGCTGGAGCACTGGGGTAACGCGGTCGAACAGGCCGAGATCGCCGCCCACAACATGATCTGTGCTGGTCCGGATCGCCGTCCGCACCTGTGGCTGCCGATGTTCTGGTCCACCCAGTTCGGCGTCAACATCAAGTCGGTGGGTGTTCCCACGCTGGGCGACCAGCTGGTCGTCGCCCAAGGGGCGCTCGCCGAGGAGCGGTTCGTCGCGGTGTACGGGTACCGCGGCCGCGTCATCGCCGCGGTCGCCTTCGACGGAGCCAAGTGGCTGGGGTTCTACGAGCAGCAGATCGCGTCCGGCGCCCCCTTCCCTCCCGAGTACCGCGCGGTCGACCGCCGGACCGAGACGCTGCATCCGATCGACCCGGCCTTCCCCGACCCTCATCTGCCCACCCATGGGGCCACGGTCACGCTGACGGGTCACTCGCCGAGCGAGCGGCGTGTCACGTTCGTTCCGTCGCATGCCTGA
- a CDS encoding cytochrome P450, producing MTSGSIVAQITDYANRADPYPLYAELRKTPVRREDDGTYLVSTYYEVRSLANDPRLSNDTSNRPAGHGRPGQPAADSGLPPSFIFTDPPVHDRLRDTINRPFGPPHSPRFLDGLRGELAKVVTELLDAFEGKDRVDIVEDFAYPLPVTAICKVLGVPREDEPLFHAWADALASSVDPHSGDDGGPEKAQRARQELGAYLADLIETKRRHPGAGILSALAPDMTPADLEATAVLLLVAGHETTVNAITNTTLTLLRHPDILERFQKDPELAVPLVEEVLRYEPPVQFVPWTTALADIDVAGTTIPKGSPVWLMLAAANRDPRRFEDPDRFDPDRKDNEHLGFYTGIHYCFGAPLARIELHVAVPELFRRVNFSRLLEDPPPYRANAVLRGPRHLPVAIEGLTD from the coding sequence ATGACGTCCGGCAGCATCGTCGCTCAGATCACCGACTACGCCAATCGGGCCGATCCGTACCCGCTCTACGCGGAGCTGCGCAAGACTCCGGTCAGACGGGAGGACGACGGCACCTACCTGGTCAGCACCTACTACGAGGTGCGGAGCCTGGCCAACGACCCACGGCTGAGCAACGACACGAGCAACCGCCCCGCCGGCCATGGCCGCCCCGGGCAACCGGCGGCGGACAGTGGCCTGCCGCCCAGCTTCATCTTCACCGACCCGCCCGTGCACGACCGGCTGCGCGACACGATCAACCGGCCGTTCGGTCCCCCGCACAGCCCCAGATTCCTCGACGGCCTGCGCGGAGAGCTGGCCAAGGTCGTCACCGAGCTGCTCGACGCCTTCGAAGGCAAGGACCGGGTCGACATCGTCGAAGACTTCGCCTACCCGCTTCCCGTCACCGCCATCTGCAAGGTCCTGGGCGTGCCGCGCGAGGACGAACCGCTCTTCCACGCCTGGGCCGATGCCCTGGCGTCGTCAGTCGATCCCCACTCCGGCGACGACGGCGGCCCGGAAAAGGCACAGCGGGCACGCCAGGAGCTGGGCGCCTATCTGGCCGATCTGATCGAGACCAAACGCCGGCACCCCGGCGCCGGGATTCTCAGCGCGCTCGCCCCCGACATGACACCGGCAGACCTGGAGGCCACCGCAGTGCTGCTCCTGGTCGCGGGCCACGAGACCACCGTCAATGCGATCACCAATACAACCCTCACCCTGCTGCGCCACCCCGACATCCTCGAGCGGTTCCAGAAGGACCCGGAGCTGGCCGTCCCCCTCGTCGAGGAAGTGCTGCGGTACGAGCCCCCGGTCCAGTTCGTCCCGTGGACCACCGCCCTGGCCGACATCGACGTCGCCGGCACCACGATCCCCAAGGGCTCGCCGGTCTGGCTCATGCTGGCCGCGGCCAACCGCGATCCCCGGCGCTTCGAGGACCCCGACCGGTTCGATCCCGACCGCAAGGACAACGAGCACCTGGGCTTCTACACCGGCATCCACTACTGCTTCGGCGCCCCGCTCGCCCGCATAGAACTCCATGTGGCTGTGCCCGAACTCTTCCGCCGGGTCAATTTCTCCCGGCTGCTCGAGGACCCACCGCCCTACCGTGCCAACGCCGTGCTGCGCGGCCCGCGCCATCTGCCCGTGGCCATCGAGGGCCTGACGGACTAA
- a CDS encoding TetR/AcrR family transcriptional regulator: MTGDTQRPLRADAERNRRLIMQTADQMFAQRGATVTLNEIAREAGLGVATVYRRFPDLQTLIDALFTERFTTFLHLAKTAEQQEDPGQALRHYLLEAAQWRARDRSLEFILAATSIETKPIAEMRDRLGTHVDGLVERALAAGAVRGDFASSDVYAFLYMIGAVADRTHDIAPEAWRRYADVFLRGFGLGQTPAARTPAMTDAEIRRTWPTPQDG; encoded by the coding sequence GTGACCGGGGACACGCAACGCCCGCTGCGAGCGGACGCCGAACGAAACCGCCGCCTCATCATGCAGACGGCCGACCAGATGTTTGCGCAGCGCGGCGCCACCGTCACGCTCAACGAGATCGCCCGCGAGGCCGGTCTCGGGGTCGCCACGGTCTACCGCCGCTTCCCTGACCTCCAGACCCTGATCGATGCCCTGTTCACGGAACGCTTCACCACGTTTTTGCACCTCGCCAAGACGGCGGAACAACAGGAGGACCCTGGACAGGCACTGCGCCACTACCTGCTCGAAGCTGCCCAGTGGCGGGCCCGCGACCGCTCGCTGGAGTTCATCCTCGCCGCCACAAGCATCGAAACGAAGCCCATCGCCGAGATGCGCGACCGCCTCGGCACCCATGTGGACGGCCTGGTGGAACGGGCGCTGGCAGCGGGCGCCGTCCGGGGCGACTTCGCGAGCTCCGACGTCTACGCCTTTCTGTACATGATCGGTGCCGTCGCCGACCGCACCCACGACATCGCCCCCGAAGCCTGGCGCCGCTACGCCGATGTCTTCCTGCGCGGCTTCGGCCTGGGCCAGACCCCCGCGGCGCGGACGCCCGCGATGACCGACGCCGAGATCCGGCGGACCTGGCCCACACCGCAAGACGGATAG